cccaaagtaccgttcacctccccaaagttcgtacagcacatatatttccccaaagtccccaaagttacgtacgtgacatgcacatagcggcacgcacgtacgggcaagcgatcaaatgtttggaagccgcagctgcatgcgtactcacggtaccgcgtctgcgcattcaactcaaagtcctcctggtaagagtctctgttgtcccagttctccacaggccaatggtaaagcttgactgtcatctttcggaaatgtaatcaatgaaacaccggctgtgtttgtgttgctgcagccgcccgcaatacaccgcttcccacctacagctttcttctttgctgtctccattgttcattgaacacattgcaaaagattcaccaacacagatgtccagaatactgtggaattttgcgatgaaaacagatgacttaatagctggccaccatgctgtcccaaaatgtcctctacaatccgtgacgtcacgtgccggcgtcatcataccgagacgttttcagcaggatattttgcgcaaaatttaaaattgcactttagtaagctaacccggccgtattggcatgtgttgtaatgttaagatttcatcattgatatataaactatcagactgcgtggtcggtagtagtgggtttcagtaggcctttaattagtgCCCAAACCTAACAAAAAATACATCCTGCATCTCTAGTTTTTaactttgcaactttttctcattactttacagcactttgtatgtgttttttaataatagacaagcggtaggaaatggatggataatttatAGAATGAAAATGGCCCTGGgctacactttggacacccccgctATAGTGTTGACGAGGTTTAAAACTGACCATTCTTGCACAGGAAGGTTGTAGGTTATTTCTTGCCAGTGTCTCTGAGCTTCATAGTCGCCAAACAAAGGTGGTTTTCCCGCACCTACAGAAAAACATTCAACTGTGACTTTTGTGTTTGAGGAAACCGAGAATGATATTTAAACACACTGCATCAACCCTATAATATACGCATTATATTAGCAACATTATAAACTTGTAAACTAATTTCTGCCGTACTTTAATGTACTCTCGAGTCGGAGCAGTCCAACTATATATAACTATAACTATACAGCACTAGATACACAGCTTTTGATGGCTTTTTGAGTAGTAAATGCTTCCTACCGGAATACGGATTTAAGGACACTCCCCATCTCACCACAACGCCGAGCAAAATACATATTGAAACAAGACACCACGTTTGCATAACTCCCGAATGGTTAAAATGTGCTTTTTAGTCggtaaaaaatgtaaacattctaTTCAATAAGGCGGTTTTTTTAAGGCTGTGTGCATTTCCTGTATACGTCATCAATGGAGAAATCGTTGCACGTTGTTATTGGTCAATGCTCTCTGACGCACCAGTCGAAATGTATGAAGCGTTCAAGTACCCTCGGAAAATCAGCTATTTAAACATCTGCGGTGTCGGGCTGCAATTAAATCCGGTTTGTTGTTATTCGACGATGAGAtataaatgccatccatccatttcctaccgcttattcccttcggtgtcacagggggcgctggagcctatctcagctacaatcgggcggaaggcggcgtacaccctggacaagtcaccacatcatcacagggccaacacagatagacagacattatTCACACTCAaattaatatattaattaattattacttttttctcACTTTTTCCCCAGAGTGTTTATCCCCATTATGTTTATCCCCAGTAGTTCGTTCCACATGGACAGTCGACACAGACAATGTATATACCTgtatgcatctctatcctccttcaaaaccgcactaaaagaacacctccaggcaacttcaaccctaaactaacaccctcccccttccacatcccacctccccggattgtaaataatcaaatgtagatacttattcttatgctttctgaaatctctctctatgtccacgacttgctgtacatatcctacctacactgcttcaatgtccatttctcagatgatgcaattgttgatgactgaagtgttgatatcaaccaaacttaacccccccccccccctccacatcccaccccccggattgtaaataatgtaaataattcaatgtatatactctgatgataatcttgtgtgacgactgtattatgatgatagtacgtatctgtaccatgaatcaatagtcaagtggaccccgacttaaacaagttgaaaaacgtattccggtgttaccatttagtggtcaattgtacggaatatgtactgtactgtgcaatctactaataaaagtttcaatcaatcaatcaatcaaaactctgatgattaacttgtgtgatgactgtattatgctgatagtatatatttataccatgaattgactaacgtgaaccccgacttaaacaagttgaaaaacttattggggtgttaccatttagtggtcaattgtacggaatatgtactgtactgtgcaatctactaataaaagtctcaatcaattagGTCACTGGAGAGTGCAAGGCTATCCTCGCTGAGTTTACCCTGAACCCCCACCGGCCAGTCAATCCCAGAGCTAATAGGATAATTAATTAAACTATAAATTCAAGCTATCTTTAATTGTCATCTTAATATTAAATGAGAGTTTATCGTAATAAAGGACATCATAGCTGTTGCATAAGATACACGTAAAATTTAGACATTCCCAACCGAGTGGGGGTTGTATCGAGGCCCCAAGCACTTATTATACATAATAAGTATCAAAAGAACACCATATAAGTTGCTATAAAATATATAGCTGTGAAATTTCAATAAAAGGGGTTTCTCAAATCAAATGAACAATTTTTAAGTCGACAATCATCAACTCCATATCAAAAATGCAAAATAGATAATTCCACATGGACAGTCGACACagacatgattgattgattgattgagactttcattagtagattgcacaattcgTTGTTTAAGTCGACTTGTTAAACAACGACTTAAACaaatccaagtccaagaccacacaactcacgtcctctgtcctctgttgtcctctgtgttttttttttttttaatacattttgatttctatttactgttttaattggtttttccctttaaaatcgtttttaatcatatttatttttatattgtttttatattggttctatattttttttttattttttttattcagtcatggtggagctaaggataatatttgattattgttttaatattgtttttaatattatttttaatattatttttaatattgttttttggaaacatttttgttgtttaaatgtgccatataaataaagtggattggattggattggggtccacgttaatcaattcaataATGTCATtaacggcgtggctcggttgggagAGCGACTGTGCcagtaacctgagggttcctggttagaTACCCGGCTTCTACTACCCTAGTCAAGTCTGTTGTGTAACACTatgcccttgctcctgatgggtcgggctttgcatggtagctcccgccatctgtgtatgaatgggtgaatgtggaaatggtgtcaaagtgctttgagtaccttgaaggtagaaaagcgctataaccatataacccatttaccatgctCACTTTTAAGCATTCACATGTAGTAGCACGGCCGGTTCTATTGGCAGGGGGTAGTATGACATCTGAAGCTCTTTttttctcagtggcctagtggttagagtgtccgccctgagatcggtaggttgtgggttcaaaccccggccgagtcataccaaagactataaaaatgggacccattacctccctgcttggcattcagtatcaagggttgcaattgggggttaaatcaccaaaaatgattcccgggcgcggccaccgctgctgcccactgctcccctcacctcccagggggtgatcaagggtgatgggttaaatgcagagaataatttcgccacacctagtgtgtgtgtgacaatcattggtactttaactttaactttaacttttagtaAGATTGCCTTCTTCATAGAATTTGGTTAGCTAcagtatgggcctgatttactaaatacCACGTGGTAAACAGCGTGAGCAATCTATTAAATAGTGTGtagtattagtgggcgtgttttgtgttgtttactcAGACTGGTTGTATAATTGTAAAGTGGTGAAGACCgctttatttaaatgaggattttgtgtgtactataCTGGGTATTTCCACGAAGAAACtcgatcatttactgcacattcatgttatcatgctcctgcctctggcattttgctatgttttcatacAGGCAAGAGACATTtactactttttatgggcattttagaaaccgccgtgcagtgcatctacattgacaccactttttcttatgttttaaccactgaaggtgcatgggagagatgctgcacttactccgctcaacacacaaaaatgcatacttcaataagttttttttcatataagaaatattttaatgatATATATCTATGTGAAAAAAGatgaacgtcattaaaaaaaatactaagggacaccaaacgcatcaattgaatttgttttaatcagccccttaagtccttTCGAAGCTATAAAATGaggttgctgaatagacgataggtttttttttctttttgaccATCCAAAAATTTTGAGACACACATGGATGATGGAGGATTCTCATCTGTCCATTGTCACCATTGAGCACTGATCCCGCAgcggtgtgtggaactgtcagtttggacAGTTACTAAATAAAACCCAAAATAGTGCTTGCAACACTGTGATGACTgttaataaatcacattgcacgtgATAATATTTGTCTTTGCATTTTTCCTGCAGCattgtggccgttttgatgatcagcatatatattgcatatgacttactgtaagacagagacgcaaaatggattgcacgccttattctgctcacttaacaaacactatccactttgcacacatttagtggatcagctttgcgtgtgctatcaagtttgcacatgtttagaacacgcaaacctttagtaaatcaggacaTATGTGTCCAACTCCAACCTGGGGAAGAGGATTGCACTTTATACAACATGGGTGTCCAACCACCATAATacctaatgttggatatagagaacatacaaatcctttatttattgaatcaaaaatactgaaattccacgacagtgAATTtggaaacagctaaaattatgcacaaagcaaactataacctgctacccaagaatatacaacaattcttctcaaaaaaagaggagaaatataatcttagagaaatatttaatttaaaacatttgtatgcacgtacaacacttaagaccttcagtatatcagtatgtggaattaaattatggaatggattaagcaaagtaatcaaacaatgtactaatatgatccacttgaagaaactcttcaaacttaaagtaattacaaagtacaaagaagaagaaccatgataaacattctgaatgtatttcatccatccattctttcattctcaaaataatcttccttatctccatccatccatccatccattttctaccgtttgtccctttttgaggttgcggggggtgctggagcctatctcagctgcattcgggcggaaggcggtgtacaccctggacaagtcgccacctcatcacagggccaacacagatagacagacaacattcacactcacattcacacactagggccaatttagtgttgccaatcaacctatcttacttatctcatcatatgaaatatgacttacttcaccaattattatttatttatttatttgtattgtgattacttatggagtgtattgtgaataaattgagaacaggaagtgaacaaaagttttagcaactgttatgtaaaagaaaaggggtaggattaaataagctctgcttcttcctactccttttcaaacatgttgaaaagagaaactggaaattgtgatgtatcatgttgtgttatccggcacaacagtcaaggggtgcattctacggcgggggtgcgttatccggcacaacacctgccgcaatacaccgcttcccacctacagctttcttctttgctgtctccattgtgtgCTTCATGGACTTCATGGTGTCATAGCCGTAGTAATGAATGGGGTGATTGATGCTTTTGGAGATGGGGTAGCCAAAACCTGCTATGTGGACCACGTCGCAATAGTTGAGAGCGACGAAGATAGCGAGGATGCCCGTGGTGGGATGTGCCGAGTTCTGGTTTTTCTTGGGGTTCAGGGGGATCCGGAGCAGCTTCTCCGCCGTCTGGTGCAAAAAGTGCGGGTCGAGCACTCGGATTTTACTGACGTCACCAAGCCAGATTTGGGGAGGAGGCTTCCAGAAGCCTTTCCTGACCCTCTTCTCATTGTAGAGGATCTCCTTGAGCCACCGTAGATCCTGTTGCTTGAACGGCACCAAGACCATGAGGGTGCCGGCCTCGTTGTTCAAGCCTGGGTTGTAGGAAGCAGACTCGGGGTAGAAGAACctccaaattgcaaaagattcaccaacagagatatccagaatactgtgaaattttgcgatgaaaacagacgacttaatagctggccaacatgctgtcccaaaatgtcttctacaatccgtgacgtcacgcgcaggcgtcatcataccgagacgttttcagcaggatatttcgcgggaaatttaaaattgcactttagtaagctaacccggccgtattggcatgtgttgcaatgttaagatttcatcattgatatataaactatcagactgcgtggtcggtagtagtgggtttcagtaggcctttaaacaaacTAAAGGCGAGAGCAACAGGGAAGTGCTCTGACTGGACAGACTGTGAAGGAAACAAAACGAAATGCTGGAACACGTCAAAAATACTTACTAGgaatgtggagcagatggcgtccacaaagtacgtgcgtAGTTGAGCTCAGCATGGAAAGAATCGTCTATAGTGAATAATGTCCCAACAAACCAGTGGTGTCGCAAGCTCAACTTAATTAGTGAtaattacaaacagaaaacaggagAAGGAAAAAGTGCTCGGAGGCAGGCGTAAAGCTGCTGCAGGAAAGGGAAAAACTGGATGtgaaaaaccacaaaataagagtgcaagacaggaactaaaactacacccagaaaataaccaagaaactcaaaataaggaACGGCAGGGTGGCCATATGTcctcgcaaccagcggggaagagtcagatGGTGGCGACGAGTAGACCGCCGCCATCTTccttggccgacgaggaggtggacGCGAGTGTCCATGGCGCACCAACAGCAGTAAGCAACCATGCCTGGGTCCTGGGCCTAGCATCTGATAGCTCGGAGTGCGTCCATGAAACCGTCACATTCTTGGCCGACGAGGGGGCCGTGTGCGGTTGCGCAGGTGACGATGAGCCCGCTGGAGACGATGATGGTGGCGTTGTGGAAAGAGCTGCTGGAGACGATGATGGCGGCGTTGTGGAAAGACCCGCTGGAGATGTTGATGGCGGCGATGTGGAAAGACCCGTTGGAGACGATGATGGCGGCGTCGTGGAAAGACCCGCTGAAGACAATGATGGTGGCGTCATTGAAAGACCCCCTGAAGACAATGATGGCGGCGTTGTGGAAAGACCCGCTGAAGACAATGATGGTGGCGTCGTTGAAAGACCCGCTGTAGACAATGATGACAGCTGGACCGTCGGTGTCTGCAGAGCTGGAGCAGAAGGGCAGACCACAGGCAGAGGAGGCTGAGCAGGGCGTAGCACAGGCGGCAAAGCCTGAGCAGGGCGTAGCACAGGTGTAGGAGGCCGAGCAGAAAGTGGCCGCTTGGCTGGAcgcagctgtgcctccccagtggCACAGCTACCAGTTCTAGCCCACCCCTCAggaagcggataccagacgctgtCACTGGTTTGATGGGAAGAGCGTTTGACCCTTGACCTGAGCGGGAGAAGAAGCCCAGGGTGGGTGGGCTCTGGGTGGGCTCTGGGAAGCCTCTGTCTCCATTTTagcccaaaaaatattttcatattcCTCGTCGTTATAATCGTCTGCAAAATCACATGCTCGGGACATTCTGGCAAGCGGGACATCGTAGAGACGACCAAGGTCGTAGTGATTTTAAATACAGGTGAACGAGAAGGCATCGTGCATTAAAAAAGGATATTTAATGATTCAACAAACATAAAAAACCGAGAGCAACAGGGAAGTGTGCCCTGACTGGACAGACTAAGAAGGAAGCAAAAAtaaaatgctggaacacagcaaaaacacttacaaggaatgtggagcagacggcgtccacaaagtacatgcgtACTTGAGCTCAGCATGGAAAGAATCGTctacagtaaataattaattatgTCCAGAAAAACCTTAAATAGTGCtaattacaaacagaaaacaggtgagagaATAAGTGCTCAAAGGCAGGCGTAAAGCTTCTGCAGAAAAaggaaaaacaggaagtgaaaacccacaaaataagagcgcaagacaggaactaaaactacacccagaaaattaccaagaaactcaaaataaggtACGGCGTGGCGTGACGAGCAGTGACAATCATATCTAGTGCATAAGATACAGGTCAAATTTCGACATTTCCAACACAGCAAGTTTGCATGCAATAGCAAGTTCCAAGCAGTAAAAAGTAGCAATATACTATGTTACTAGTTTGTCATGGTCTGTATACAGATGTGGTGTTATTGATGTGGTCCCTTTACCCTCCCCTCACATTGTAAATCTCAGCCCACGGGCATATTCTCCTCTGTGACCTTTTCCTATGTTGACACCAACGTCTTTGTTCCCAAGGTGTTGGTTGGGTAGACATGTTCCTTGTGGTTCCGCCATCaattatgtataaataataataaccttGGACAACTGCTGATTTGCAATGACACTTTCATTACAAAGCGAGCAGCCAATAACTCACTGGTATCCATTAGTTATTAATGCCTGGCCACATCAGCTTTACTTTGTCATTTATTGCTTCATCTCCATGCCTTTTTAAATATTCAGTAACTCCTGTATCTACATTTACAGTCTGTGGTCCCCCCGGAGCAACCTATCGCTCGTGGAGGAAGATGACCTACTTCTGGTGAACAACTTTTCCAATGGCATTGAAGTTTGTAATGTCAAGTTTGCAACAGTAAGTCAATTGGATCTTATTTTTGGAACTTATAATTCCCACTGGTTACAACATACACCAACCACACACATGACCTATATTGAGATACATTCTAGAAGCATGAAAATAGCTGGATTCTGATAATGTGTCggaagaaaaaacacaaaaagtcatCCACCCATAGCGTCTTCTTTATCTTTAATGATTGTACAATCCACGTGGGGCTGGACAATTTGTCTGATTTAcgcaaatgtttgtttattaaacgtgatgtgctttattttaacagatcaACACAAAATGGGCACACACACTcttttataaacacacacatatacatacgtatgtatatatatatatgtatatatgtgtatgtatatatatatatatatatatatatatatataatttgttatTTGTTATggcctacaccaggggtgtcaaacttgttttagatcaagggccacatggagaaaaatgtactcccaagtgtgctgcactggtaaaatcacggcacgataacttaaaaataaagacaacatcagattgttttctttgtttgaaataGAACTagcacaattctgaaattgtacaaatcataatgttgttgagttttttttacacttacatgttgcggttaatagtattctatctttatttgttgttatttatattttctaaataaatgatgtgataatgtacatcagtcaactcattggtgttgattttcaatcaatcaaattaaaaaaatatggatgttatttatgtagtttgatcattttcctcgaatcCCTaaaatcatgtggtttattttgtacatatgtagcatcatctacaaagatacaaagaattgctattgcgacatccagtggacagatttagaacagctgtttctttcat
This is a stretch of genomic DNA from Nerophis lumbriciformis linkage group LG14, RoL_Nlum_v2.1, whole genome shotgun sequence. It encodes these proteins:
- the LOC133616843 gene encoding CMP-N-acetylneuraminate-beta-galactosamide-alpha-2,3-sialyltransferase 4-like codes for the protein MAAVYSSPPSDSSPLFFPFLQQLYACLRALFPSPVFCLFFYPESASYNPGLNNEAGTLMVLVPFKQQDLRWLKEILYNEKRVRKGFWKPPPQIWLGDVSKIRVLDPHFLHQTAEKLLRIPLNPKKNQNSAHPTTGILAIFVALNYCDVVHIAGFGYPISKSINHPIHYYGYDTMKSMKHTMETAKKKAL